A window of Choristoneura fumiferana chromosome 8, NRCan_CFum_1, whole genome shotgun sequence contains these coding sequences:
- the Strump gene encoding LOW QUALITY PROTEIN: WASH complex subunit strump (The sequence of the model RefSeq protein was modified relative to this genomic sequence to represent the inferred CDS: inserted 1 base in 1 codon; deleted 1 base in 1 codon): MRVFMAEDNLCAQNLLKLVSHGNAIIAEILRLKDHIPSIFFLENRELQQKYQDVILDFGYFRIADNQEKKINANVKLQDLDDDLKEKYLEIVNRFYLLFENIHQYIIDLNSFVEQLYDGAFIQQNIETVMKDVEGKQLLCESLYLYGAMLLICDLYIPGMIRERLLVAFYRYSTSQSQSNVDDVCKLLRDTGYDQQHKKRPADYPVEYFGRVNIHPYFIEKVIGKLRSEDIYNQLAVYTTPEHQASALATQASMLVVCLFFMPQYLHSDVSKMREIADKFFPSNWIIPIYMGVTVNVIDYWENFKAAKLALSNTCNSKMVKEVFSKRGSAVPMLINKTHQLLKEGVMTDDFVLDNINKILNLLINSNFVLRWLLLHNSHVIFYDTNKKSKQLKELVLKESGYDPLKILELLISTAELELKVREMLNRLLENRNESWNTSKTEALEALNNLAELFSGDKSFTKVKENDQLKQWFTNIANQIKSVGESITTKSMKKITQLIQALDEVEEFHGIKSASTVLQFLSESKDALKNALRAASLKEDSLVTLEIAADVSYAWCIIDSYTQIMQESIKXDPAVTSRLRALFLKLASAMEIPLLRINQAHSDDLISVSQYYSSELIKYIQKVLQIIPEMVFSIVEKIIDLQTWTIKEIPTRLDKERLKEFAQLEQRMEVAKLTHSASTFTTGILDMRSTLVGVIRVDPAELLEDGLLKELDTHISKKFVEFLEPQSRKPLAPNTLLIRLQKLAESMDGYKRSLEYIQDYINIHGLRIWQKQVSAIIVESVAKEISLRKGVTLYSPSAGFMGSLARQIAQLTDARVCSYINICTAWFDIKSQTEIVNTKTFAKLNEAIGVVGLHGLDTLYAFMIKNQLQTVQQIFKSGQDKINVSNLNVDVKDIELAITKGQKVLQQLADVIVLIGTLQVLRRHIAYQLNSTAKFDSAHLESSLQTMNESLLNELKINPESNPKVTAELLKYLEDYLVRCGIYEPFEKIYIRNAAEFSIVDMGRVCAILLISQLTKMQFCQTTGDLISRKAGENIDGYPFLVGIYTLLRQVGRDNIETFVSFLSAYMKNATLSKSKSSEVSYEGACIGRVLEIFCETFKYNYNKIEDKLPIAMLTQTFQK; this comes from the exons ATGAGAGTTTTTATGGCAGAAGATAATCTCTGTGCTCagaat ttgttgaaattagttTCACACGGTAATGCTATAATAGCTGAAATTCTTAGGCTTAAAGACCACATCCCATCAATATTCTT TTTAGAAAATAGAGAGTTACAGCAAAAGTATCAAGATGTTATCTTGGATTTTGGGTACTTTAGGATTGCAGATAATCAGGAAAAGAAAATCAATGCAAATGTG AAATTGCAAGATTTGGATGATGATctcaaagaaaaatatttggaaatagTAAACAGGTTCTACTTGCTTTTTGAGAATATTCACCAGTACATCATAGATTTGAACTCGTTTGTAGAGCAGTTGTATGATGGGGCATTTATTCAGCAAAATATTGAGACAGTTATGAAAGATGTTGAAGGCAAACAGCTACTG tgtGAATCTCTCTATTTATATGGAGCAATGTTACTAATATGTGACCTCTACATACCAGGGATGATCCGAGAGAGATTGCTAGTAGCATTCTACAGGTACAGCACAAGCCAGTCACAATCCAATGTTGATGATGTGTGCAAGTTACTAAGGGACACTGGCTATGATCAACAACATAAGAAAAGACCTGCCGACTATCCTGTTGAATATTTTGG ACGTGTTAACATCCACCCATACTTTATTGAAAAAGTGATTGGAAAACTGAGATCTGAGGATATATACAATCAGTTAGCAGTGTACACCACGCCGGAGCATCAAGCCTCTGCTCTGGCAACACAGGCCAGCATGCTTGTTGTATGCCTATTCTTCATGCCCCAATATCTACACAGTGATGTATCCAAAATGCGTGAGATAGCAGATAAATTCTTCCCCAGCAATTGGATTATCCCCATTTATATGGGAGTAACAGTAAATGTTATTGATTACTGGGAAAACTTTAAAGCGGCTAAGCTGGCACTTAGTAACACCTGCAACAGCAAGATGGTAAAAGAAGTTTTCTCAAAACGGGGAAGCGCTGTGCCCATGCTGATAAATAAGACCCATCAATTGTTGAAAGAAGGTGTAATGACTGATGATTTTGTTTTggataacataaataaaattttgaacttGCTTATAAACTCAAATTTTGTTTTGCGCTGGTTGCTTTTGCATAACAGTCATGTTATATTTTATGATACCAATAAAAAAAGCAAGCAGCTCAAGGAACTAGTTTTAAAAGAATCCGGTTATGATCCATTAAAAATTTTAGAACTGCTTATAAGTACTGCTGAGCTGGAGTTGAAAGTTAGAGAAATGTTGAACAGACTGCTTGAGAACAGAAACGAATCATGGAACACCAGCAAAACTGAAGCACTGGAAGCTCTTAACAATTTAGCAGAACTTTTTTCGGGCGACAAATCTTTTACGAAAGTTAAAGAAAATGATCAGTTAAAACAGTGGTTTACAAATATAGCAAATCAGATAAAGTCAGTTGGGGAGTCAATCACAACAAAATCAATGAAGAAAATAACTCAGCTTATCCAAGCATTAGATGAAGTAGAGGAATTCCATGGCATTAAAAGCGCCTCAACTGTTTTACAGTTCCTTTCGGAAAGTAAAGATGCACTAAAGAATGCTTTAAGAGCTGCATCCCTAAAAGAAGACTCTCTGGTGACCCTAGAAATTGCAGCTGATGTCAGTTATGCATGGTGCATTATTGACTCATACACACAGATTATGCAAGAGAGCATAA ATGATCCAGCTGTTACAAGTAGGCTCAGAGCACTGTTTCTCAAACTTGCCAGTGCTATGGAAATACCATTACTGAGAATAAATCAGGCTCACAGTGATGACTTGATTTCAGTATCTCAATATTACAGCAGTGAGCTGATAAAGTACATTCAAAAGGTTCTGCAAATCATTCCAGAGATGGTGTTTAGTATTGTAGAGAAAATTATAGATCTTCAGACATGGACTATTAAGGAGATACCAACGAGATTAGACAAAGAGAGGTTAAAGGAATTTGCTCAATTAGAACAAAGGATGGAAGTTGCCAAACTCACTCATTCTGCATCTACATTTACGACTG GCATCTTGGACATGCGGTCTACTTTGGTGGGCGTCATAAGAGTGGACCCAGCTGAACTACTGGAAGATGGCTTGCTGAAAGAACTGGACACGCACATTAGCAAGAAATTTGTAGAATTTCTTGAACCTCAGAGTAGGAAACCTTTGGCCCCAAACACATTATTGATACGATTGCAGAAATTAGCAGAAAGCATGGATGGTTACAAGAGATCTTTAGAGTATATCCAAGATTACATAAATATACATGGTTTGAGGATTTGGCAAAAACAG GTATCTGCGATAATTGTTGAGAGTGTCGCTAAGGAAATCAGTTTACGCAAAGGAGTGACGCTATACAGCCCTTCCGCAGGATTCATGGGTAGCCTGGCGAGGCAAATTGCTCAGCTAACGGATGCTAG AGTATGCAGCTACATTAATATATGCACAGCATGGTTCGACATCAAAAGTCAAACTGAAATTGTTAATACAAAAACTTTCGCAAAATTAAATGAAGCTATCGGAGTGGTTGGCTTGCACGGGCTGGACACTCTGTACGCGTTTATGATTAAAAACCAACTGCAAACCGTTCAGCAAATATTTAAGAGCGGTCAGGACAAGATAAATGTTAGCAATTTGAATGTTGATGTAAAGGACATTGAGTTAGCCATTACAAAGGGCCAAAAGGTTTTACAGCAATTAGCAGATGTGATAGTGCTAATCGGCACACTTCAAGTTCTTAGAAGACATATAGCATATCAATTGAACAGCACGGCTAAGTTTGACTCTGCGCATTTGGAATCCTCCCTGCAGACAATGAATGA ATCATTGCtgaatgaattaaaaataaatccagAATCAAATCCAAAAGTCACAGCGGAACTTTTGAAGTATTTGGAAGACTATCTTGTTAGGTGTGGAATATATGAGCCGTTTGAAAAGATTTACATCAGGAATGCAGCTGAATTTTCCATCGTTGACATGGGCCGTGTTTGCGCCATTCTATTGATATCACAGCTAACCAAAATGCAGTTTTGCCAGACAACAG GTGACCTTATTTCAAGGAAAGCTGGGGAAAACATTGATGGCTACCCATTCCTCGTAGGTATCTACACATTGCTGCGCCAAGTTGGAAGAGACAATATTGAAACGTTTGTGTCGTTCTTGAGTGCTTATATGAAAAATGCTACTCTTTCCAA